Proteins from one Pseudomonas sp. KBS0710 genomic window:
- a CDS encoding OmpA family protein has product MFSKTRVLFITLLVAFLALGGCQTPPPKGLSPAQIAVLKQQGFELTDEGWAFGLSGKVLFGSDVESLNKASTDIVERIGKALTGAGIERVRVDGHTDASGKETYNQQLSLRRAKSVGKVLTGVGMKEENIQLRGLGSSEPVASNTTVAGRTENRRVSIVVIAD; this is encoded by the coding sequence TTGTTCTCTAAAACGCGTGTTCTGTTTATCACTTTGCTGGTGGCCTTCCTGGCCCTCGGCGGCTGCCAGACGCCGCCACCCAAAGGCCTGAGCCCGGCGCAAATCGCCGTACTTAAACAGCAAGGCTTTGAACTGACTGACGAAGGTTGGGCGTTCGGCCTGTCCGGCAAAGTGCTGTTCGGCAGCGATGTGGAAAGCCTCAATAAAGCCAGCACCGACATCGTCGAACGCATCGGCAAAGCCCTGACGGGCGCCGGCATCGAACGCGTGCGCGTCGACGGCCACACCGACGCCTCCGGCAAAGAAACCTACAACCAGCAACTGTCCCTGCGCCGCGCCAAAAGCGTGGGCAAGGTGCTGACCGGCGTGGGCATGAAAGAAGAAAACATCCAACTACGCGGCCTGGGCAGCAGCGAACCGGTGGCGTCAAACACCACCGTGGCGGGTCGCACGGAGAACCGGCGCGTGTCGATCGTCGTGATCGCCGACTAA
- a CDS encoding EamA family transporter: MDNSDIAITLVLISAFMHATWNAVVRAGSSRFMTLAMVDGTALVICLLALPFVSVPSLEVGGYILVSVMLNTVYRLFLIKAYETGDFGQVYPVMRGVPPVLVALFSYFLLHEQLSLQALTGVLLICVGIISLTFVRRMTAQMFKPILMAVCAGVFIAFYTVVDAKGVRASETVLQYIIYLTVFQSIPIPVLAFSKERSALAQAIRGHWRVGLLGGVFYLASYGLVLFALSLDAVAKVSALRETSVIIGAIIAALFFHERFGWRRMLSAFVIVCGIILIKVST; encoded by the coding sequence ATGGACAACTCCGATATTGCGATCACGCTGGTCTTGATCTCTGCCTTCATGCACGCCACCTGGAACGCTGTAGTCCGCGCCGGTAGCAGTCGCTTCATGACCTTGGCCATGGTTGATGGTACCGCGCTAGTGATATGCCTGCTGGCCTTGCCATTTGTCAGTGTGCCGAGCCTGGAGGTTGGGGGCTATATCCTTGTCTCTGTGATGCTCAATACGGTCTATCGGCTATTTCTGATCAAGGCGTATGAAACGGGTGACTTCGGCCAGGTTTACCCCGTGATGCGTGGGGTACCGCCCGTATTGGTCGCGCTGTTTTCCTACTTTCTGCTGCATGAGCAGTTGTCACTCCAGGCTTTGACGGGAGTGTTGCTGATTTGTGTGGGGATTATCAGCCTGACCTTTGTGCGCAGGATGACGGCGCAGATGTTCAAGCCGATCCTGATGGCGGTGTGCGCCGGTGTGTTTATTGCGTTTTACACGGTGGTGGATGCCAAAGGTGTAAGGGCCAGTGAGACGGTCCTGCAGTACATCATCTACCTGACAGTGTTCCAGAGTATTCCGATCCCTGTGCTGGCGTTTTCCAAAGAGCGTTCAGCTTTGGCTCAAGCGATACGTGGGCATTGGAGGGTAGGCCTGTTAGGCGGTGTTTTTTACCTGGCGTCTTACGGATTGGTGTTGTTTGCGTTATCGCTGGATGCGGTCGCCAAGGTCTCAGCGCTGCGGGAAACCAGTGTTATTATCGGCGCCATTATTGCCGCGCTTTTCTTTCATGAACGGTTCGGTTGGCGACGGATGCTGTCGGCATTCGTCATTGTTTGCGGGATCATCTTGATCAAAGTGAGCACCTGA
- a CDS encoding LysR substrate-binding domain-containing protein, with amino-acid sequence MAQRPPPTPMLQAFVSAAQTGSFARAASELNLTASAISHQIAGLEEWWGLQLFERHSRGVKLTAAGQALLPVTDGFFKALDGVLHSLNPGKSQPLYLSCTSSLCSTWLIPRMHGSHTEASFNIDLVLTSADMSGASLEAHQYDVAVVMGYGDYPDHHVELLMRDAVFPVCSPEFLRLKGDIALEDVARYPLIHRVDDQVCPGWESWFAFQGLAAPPYHHGPRFPDSSQAISLAVKGTGIALGRTALVYDQLEGGTLVALNSPVMMSPAAYYIICRNGRQSEPDIARLIDWLKSTAGEFLREVRARYPQIAGAGAI; translated from the coding sequence ATGGCCCAGCGTCCGCCTCCCACACCCATGCTTCAAGCGTTCGTCAGCGCAGCGCAAACGGGTAGTTTTGCGCGTGCTGCATCTGAGCTCAACCTCACCGCCAGTGCCATCAGTCATCAAATTGCGGGCCTTGAGGAGTGGTGGGGCCTGCAGTTGTTTGAGCGACACTCGCGCGGTGTCAAGCTGACGGCAGCGGGGCAGGCCTTATTGCCGGTAACCGACGGATTTTTCAAGGCGCTGGACGGGGTGCTGCATTCACTCAACCCCGGTAAATCCCAGCCGTTGTACCTCTCATGCACGTCTTCCCTCTGTTCGACGTGGCTGATTCCCAGAATGCACGGTTCTCACACTGAGGCCTCGTTCAACATTGACCTGGTGTTGACCAGCGCTGACATGAGCGGTGCCAGCCTGGAGGCTCATCAATACGATGTTGCGGTGGTGATGGGGTACGGTGACTACCCGGATCATCATGTTGAACTGCTGATGCGCGACGCGGTGTTCCCCGTTTGTTCGCCGGAGTTTCTGCGGTTGAAGGGTGATATTGCACTGGAAGATGTCGCCCGGTACCCGCTGATCCATCGGGTGGACGATCAGGTGTGTCCGGGTTGGGAAAGCTGGTTTGCATTTCAGGGGCTGGCGGCGCCGCCCTATCACCATGGGCCGCGATTTCCGGATTCGAGCCAGGCGATCAGTCTGGCGGTGAAGGGCACAGGGATTGCGCTGGGTAGAACTGCGTTGGTCTACGACCAATTGGAAGGCGGCACATTGGTTGCGCTGAATAGCCCAGTGATGATGTCGCCAGCGGCCTACTACATCATTTGCCGAAACGGACGACAGTCGGAGCCCGATATCGCTCGGTTAATTGATTGGCTCAAGAGCACCGCGGGTGAGTTTTTGCGGGAAGTGCGGGCTCGGTATCCGCAAATAGCTGGGGCTGGTGCGATTTAA
- a CDS encoding DUF3077 domain-containing protein: MSKIVPDPPLSSITTLGVVTFGDYGENQKTLFRVNSGMPIEQALEHASTLLFYSKKLAMEAAMDVRGEQYAWAAHYLCEMGKAVVDDLTQAMTPSS; this comes from the coding sequence ATGAGCAAAATCGTCCCCGATCCACCGCTGTCCTCTATCACCACCCTCGGCGTCGTCACCTTCGGCGACTACGGCGAAAACCAAAAAACGCTGTTCCGCGTCAACTCCGGCATGCCCATCGAGCAAGCCCTGGAACACGCCTCCACCCTGCTGTTCTACTCCAAAAAACTCGCCATGGAAGCCGCCATGGATGTACGCGGCGAACAATACGCCTGGGCCGCGCACTACCTGTGTGAGATGGGCAAAGCCGTGGTGGATGACCTGACGCAAGCGATGACGCCGAGCAGCTAA
- a CDS encoding LysR family transcriptional regulator, which yields MQKNITSLGSLNWDDLKFFLEVARTRKASVAAKRLAVDYTTVSRRISSLEVSLGTLLFEKSRTNGFVLTTEGQRLLGYAESIESTLHMACEQVSGSGVALSGHVRMGCTEGFGSFFVTPQLSHFVDTYPAISVDILPLPHFISLSKREADIVIALERPEHGPYVCCKLCDYKLQLYATQDYLDQHPPIRKPADLAEHPFISYVDDLAFSSELLYLANVVPGASASLRSTSVIAQYVAAQQGRSMAILPCFLAAQDPRLLPVLGEQIAITRQFWMYCREDLRKLKRITLLWDYIREVTEQNAGLLMGETREMRFAD from the coding sequence ATGCAAAAAAACATCACCTCGCTTGGCTCCCTGAACTGGGATGACCTGAAGTTTTTCCTCGAAGTGGCCCGCACCCGCAAGGCCAGCGTCGCCGCCAAGCGCCTGGCGGTGGACTACACCACCGTGTCGCGGCGCATCAGCTCGTTGGAAGTGTCGCTCGGCACATTGTTGTTCGAAAAATCCCGGACCAACGGCTTCGTACTCACCACCGAAGGCCAGCGTTTGCTGGGTTATGCGGAGTCCATCGAAAGCACGTTGCACATGGCCTGCGAGCAGGTTTCCGGCTCCGGCGTGGCGCTGTCCGGTCATGTGCGCATGGGCTGCACCGAAGGTTTCGGCAGTTTTTTTGTCACGCCGCAGTTGAGCCATTTCGTCGATACGTATCCGGCCATTTCCGTGGATATCCTGCCACTGCCCCACTTCATCAGCCTGTCCAAACGCGAAGCCGACATTGTGATCGCCCTGGAGCGCCCGGAACACGGGCCGTATGTGTGCTGCAAACTGTGCGACTACAAACTGCAGCTGTACGCGACCCAGGACTACCTCGACCAACACCCGCCGATCCGCAAACCGGCGGATCTGGCTGAGCATCCGTTTATCAGCTATGTGGATGACCTGGCGTTCAGCTCGGAGCTGTTGTACCTGGCCAACGTGGTGCCCGGCGCCAGCGCGAGTTTGCGCAGTACCAGCGTGATCGCGCAGTACGTGGCGGCGCAGCAGGGGCGGTCGATGGCGATATTGCCGTGTTTCTTGGCAGCGCAGGACCCACGGTTGTTGCCGGTGCTGGGGGAGCAGATTGCGATTACGCGGCAGTTTTGGATGTATTGCCGGGAGGATTTGAGGAAGTTGAAGCGGATTACGTTGCTGTGGGATTACATCAGGGAAGTGACGGAGCAGAACGCGGGGTTGTTGATGGGGGAAACGCGGGAGATGAGGTTCGCGGATTAA
- a CDS encoding CoA-acylating methylmalonate-semialdehyde dehydrogenase — translation MNASADISVQQVKLLINGEWVESKTTHWQDIVNPATQEVLAKVPFATADEVNAAIDAAHQAFQTWKLTPIGARMRIMLKLQALIREHSKRIAVVLSAEQGKTIADAEGDIFRGLEVVEHACSIGTLQMGEFAENVAGGVDTYTLRQPIGVCAGITPFNFPAMIPLWMFPMAIACGNTFVLKPSEQDPLSTMLLVELALEAGVPAGVLNVVHGGKDVVDALCTHKDIKAVSFVGSTAVGTHVYDLAGKHGKRVQSMMGAKNHAVVLPDANREHTLNALVGAGFGAAGQRCMATSVVVLVGAAKQWLPDLKALAQKLKVNAGSEAGTDVGPVISKRAKARILELIESGVKEGAKLELDGRDIKVPGLEQGNFVGPTLFSGVTTDMQIYTQEIFGPVLVVLEVATLDEAIALVNANPFGNGTGLFTQSGAAARKFQSEIDVGQVGINIPIPVPVPFFSFTGSRGSKLGDLGPYGKQVVQFYTQTKTVTSRWFDDDTVNDGVNTTINLR, via the coding sequence ATGAACGCTTCTGCCGATATTTCCGTGCAACAGGTCAAGTTGCTGATCAACGGTGAATGGGTCGAGTCCAAGACCACCCACTGGCAAGACATCGTCAACCCGGCCACCCAAGAGGTATTGGCCAAAGTCCCTTTCGCCACCGCCGATGAAGTCAACGCCGCCATCGACGCCGCCCATCAAGCGTTCCAGACCTGGAAGCTCACGCCGATCGGCGCACGCATGCGCATCATGCTCAAGCTGCAAGCCTTGATCCGCGAACATTCCAAGCGCATCGCCGTAGTCCTCAGCGCCGAGCAGGGTAAGACCATTGCCGACGCCGAAGGCGATATTTTCCGTGGCCTGGAAGTGGTTGAACACGCATGCTCCATCGGCACCTTGCAGATGGGCGAATTCGCTGAAAACGTCGCCGGTGGTGTCGACACCTACACCCTGCGCCAGCCCATCGGCGTATGCGCCGGTATTACCCCGTTCAACTTCCCGGCGATGATTCCACTGTGGATGTTCCCGATGGCGATTGCCTGCGGTAACACCTTCGTCCTCAAACCGTCCGAACAAGACCCTCTGTCGACGATGCTGCTGGTAGAACTGGCGCTGGAAGCCGGTGTGCCGGCCGGGGTGCTCAACGTGGTTCACGGCGGCAAGGATGTGGTGGATGCGCTGTGTACCCACAAAGATATCAAGGCGGTTTCCTTCGTCGGTTCGACCGCCGTCGGCACCCACGTGTACGACCTGGCCGGCAAACACGGCAAGCGCGTGCAGTCGATGATGGGCGCCAAGAACCACGCCGTGGTACTGCCGGACGCCAACCGCGAACACACGCTGAATGCCCTGGTCGGTGCCGGTTTCGGCGCGGCGGGCCAGCGTTGCATGGCCACCTCGGTGGTGGTGCTGGTGGGCGCGGCCAAGCAGTGGCTGCCGGATTTGAAAGCGCTGGCGCAAAAACTCAAGGTCAATGCCGGCAGCGAAGCCGGTACGGATGTCGGCCCGGTGATCTCCAAACGCGCCAAAGCCCGCATCCTGGAGCTGATCGAAAGCGGCGTAAAAGAAGGCGCCAAGCTGGAGCTGGATGGCCGCGACATCAAGGTGCCAGGCCTCGAACAAGGCAACTTCGTCGGCCCGACCCTGTTCTCGGGCGTGACCACTGATATGCAGATCTACACCCAGGAAATCTTCGGCCCAGTGCTGGTGGTACTGGAAGTCGCCACGCTGGATGAGGCCATTGCGCTGGTCAACGCCAACCCGTTCGGCAACGGCACTGGCCTGTTCACCCAAAGTGGTGCGGCGGCGCGTAAGTTCCAGAGCGAAATCGATGTAGGCCAGGTCGGCATCAACATCCCGATTCCGGTGCCAGTGCCGTTCTTCAGCTTCACCGGTTCGCGCGGTTCCAAACTCGGCGACCTCGGCCCGTATGGCAAGCAAGTGGTGCAGTTCTACACCCAGACCAAAACCGTCACCAGCCGCTGGTTCGACGACGACACGGTTAACGATGGCGTCAACACCACCATCAACCTGCGCTGA
- the mmsB gene encoding 3-hydroxyisobutyrate dehydrogenase, whose protein sequence is MKIAFIGLGNMGAPMARNLLLAGNKLNVFDVNPGVFKEFAELGATVAGSPREAAQGAELVITMLPAAAHVRSVWLNEDGVLAGMGEGVPAVDCSTIDPQTIREVAATAAKQGVVIADAPVSGGTGGASAGTLTFMVGATPELFATLQPVLAQMGRNIVHCGDVGTGQIAKICNNLLLGISMVGVSEAMALGDALGIDTQVLAGIINSSTGRCWSSDTYNPWPGVIETAPSSRGYTGGFGADLMLKDLGLATEAARQAKQPVILGAVAQQLYQSMSQRGEGGKDFSAIINSYRKPK, encoded by the coding sequence ATGAAGATTGCATTTATCGGCTTGGGCAACATGGGCGCACCCATGGCCCGCAACCTGCTTTTGGCTGGCAATAAGCTGAATGTATTCGACGTAAATCCAGGCGTGTTCAAGGAGTTCGCAGAACTGGGCGCCACCGTCGCAGGCTCACCGCGTGAAGCGGCACAAGGCGCGGAGCTGGTGATTACAATGCTGCCCGCCGCCGCCCATGTGCGCAGCGTTTGGCTGAACGAAGACGGTGTGCTCGCCGGGATGGGTGAAGGCGTGCCGGCCGTGGATTGCAGCACCATCGACCCGCAAACCATCCGCGAGGTTGCCGCTACGGCGGCCAAGCAAGGTGTGGTGATAGCTGATGCTCCAGTCTCTGGCGGCACCGGTGGTGCTAGCGCAGGGACCCTGACCTTCATGGTCGGCGCCACCCCGGAACTGTTCGCCACCCTGCAACCGGTGCTGGCGCAGATGGGCCGCAATATCGTGCATTGCGGCGACGTCGGCACCGGCCAGATCGCCAAGATCTGCAACAACCTATTGCTCGGCATCAGCATGGTCGGCGTCAGCGAGGCCATGGCCCTGGGTGATGCGCTGGGCATCGACACGCAAGTGCTGGCCGGCATCATCAACAGCTCCACCGGGCGCTGCTGGAGTTCCGACACTTACAACCCATGGCCGGGCGTGATTGAAACTGCGCCGTCGTCCCGTGGCTATACCGGTGGTTTCGGCGCCGACCTGATGCTCAAAGACCTGGGCCTGGCCACCGAAGCCGCGCGCCAGGCCAAGCAACCGGTGATCCTCGGCGCCGTGGCCCAGCAGTTGTATCAATCGATGAGTCAGCGTGGGGAAGGCGGTAAAGACTTCTCGGCCATCATCAACAGCTATCGCAAACCCAAGTAG
- a CDS encoding cupin domain-containing protein — MSKPITVLRDTHPLPVLDACKWEKLEGDPHTVNLNAYTSEDGSKIMGTWICTPGKWYVEYVKWEYCHFQEGYCVITPEGMEPIHLRAGDIFVVEPGMKGTWEVVETVRKYFVFA; from the coding sequence ATGTCCAAGCCCATCACCGTACTGCGCGACACCCATCCGCTACCTGTCCTGGATGCCTGCAAGTGGGAAAAGCTCGAGGGCGACCCGCACACCGTCAACCTCAACGCCTACACCAGCGAAGACGGCAGCAAGATCATGGGCACGTGGATCTGCACACCGGGCAAGTGGTACGTGGAATACGTGAAGTGGGAATACTGCCACTTCCAGGAAGGCTACTGCGTGATCACCCCAGAAGGCATGGAGCCGATTCACCTACGGGCTGGGGATATCTTTGTGGTAGAGCCCGGCATGAAGGGCACGTGGGAAGTGGTCGAGACAGTGCGTAAGTATTTCGTGTTTGCCTGA
- the kynB gene encoding arylformamidase, which translates to MNPIKTWWDISPPLSTATPTWPGDTPFQEERVWQFGPQCPVNVGRVTFSPHTGAHVDAPLHYSADGAPIGEVSLDVYMGPCRVLHCLGSGALVQPHQLQGRVDNLPERVLLRTYPQAPLTEWDSNFTAIAPQTIELLASLGVRLIGIDTPSLDPQQSKTMDSHNAVARHGMAILEGIVLDDVPEGDYELIALPLRFASLDASPVRAILRPLKEPTR; encoded by the coding sequence ATGAACCCAATAAAAACGTGGTGGGATATCAGCCCGCCCTTGAGCACGGCGACCCCGACCTGGCCGGGCGATACGCCGTTCCAGGAAGAGCGCGTTTGGCAGTTTGGCCCGCAGTGCCCGGTGAATGTGGGGCGCGTGACGTTTTCGCCGCACACCGGCGCCCATGTGGACGCGCCGCTGCATTACAGCGCCGACGGCGCGCCGATCGGCGAGGTGTCGCTGGATGTGTACATGGGCCCGTGCCGGGTGTTGCATTGCCTGGGCAGCGGCGCGTTGGTGCAGCCGCATCAATTGCAAGGGCGTGTGGATAACTTGCCTGAGCGCGTGCTGCTGCGCACTTATCCACAAGCGCCGCTGACCGAATGGGACTCGAACTTCACCGCCATCGCACCACAAACCATTGAGCTGCTCGCCAGCCTGGGCGTGCGCCTGATCGGTATCGACACGCCGTCCCTGGACCCGCAACAGTCCAAGACCATGGATTCGCACAACGCCGTGGCCCGCCATGGCATGGCGATTCTCGAAGGCATCGTGCTCGATGACGTGCCGGAGGGCGACTATGAGTTGATCGCACTGCCGCTGCGCTTTGCCAGCCTGGACGCCAGCCCCGTCCGTGCCATTCTCCGCCCGCTCAAGGAGCCCACGCGATGA
- the kynA gene encoding tryptophan 2,3-dioxygenase, translating to MSQCPFSPDYQPPEEWHNAELNFSESMSYGDYLDLGKVLSAQHPLSPDHNEMLFIIQHQTSELWMKLMLHELKAAREHVRLGELPPAFKMLARVSRIFDQLVHAWAVLATMTPSEYKAIRPFLGQSSGFQSFQYREIEFILGNKSAALLRPHAHRPELLNELKVAIATPSLYDEAINLMVKAGLAIDSKRAERDPTAATVHDESVEAAWREVYRDPSRYWDLYQLAEKFIDLEDSFRQWRFRHVTTVERIIGFQPGTGGTEGVGYLRKMLDTVLFPELWRVRSTL from the coding sequence ATGAGCCAGTGTCCCTTTTCACCTGATTACCAGCCGCCGGAAGAATGGCATAACGCCGAACTGAATTTTTCCGAGTCCATGAGCTACGGCGACTACCTGGACCTGGGCAAAGTCCTCAGCGCCCAGCACCCGCTGTCGCCCGATCACAACGAAATGCTGTTTATCATCCAGCACCAGACCTCGGAGCTGTGGATGAAACTGATGCTCCACGAACTCAAGGCCGCGCGCGAGCACGTACGCCTGGGCGAGTTGCCGCCTGCCTTCAAGATGCTGGCGCGGGTGTCGCGGATCTTCGACCAACTGGTGCATGCCTGGGCGGTGCTGGCGACCATGACGCCGTCGGAATACAAGGCGATTCGCCCGTTCCTGGGGCAGTCCTCGGGGTTCCAGTCGTTCCAGTACCGCGAGATCGAATTTATCCTCGGCAATAAAAGCGCAGCGCTGTTGCGCCCGCATGCGCATCGCCCGGAGTTGTTGAACGAGTTGAAAGTGGCGATTGCCACGCCGTCGTTGTATGACGAGGCGATCAATCTGATGGTTAAAGCAGGTTTGGCGATTGACTCCAAACGCGCCGAACGCGACCCGACGGCGGCCACGGTTCACGATGAGTCGGTGGAGGCGGCGTGGCGCGAGGTGTATCGCGACCCGAGCCGGTATTGGGATTTGTATCAGTTGGCCGAGAAGTTCATCGACCTGGAAGACTCATTCCGCCAGTGGCGCTTTCGGCATGTGACCACGGTGGAGCGCATCATCGGCTTCCAGCCCGGTACCGGTGGCACGGAAGGCGTGGGTTACCTGCGCAAGATGCTCGACACGGTGTTGTTCCCTGAGCTTTGGCGAGTGCGTTCCACGCTATAA
- a CDS encoding amino acid permease: MADDMVNPVGLKRGLKNRHIQLIALGGAIGTGLFLGSAGVLKSAGPSMILGYAIAGFIAFLIMRQLGEMIVEEPVAGSFSHFAHKYWGGYAGFLAGWNYWVLYVLVGMAELTAVGKYIQFWWPEIPTWVSALVFFVAVNLINTLNVKFFGEAEFWFAIIKVVAIVGMIVLGCYLLFSGTGGPQASVSNLWSHGGFFPNGGMGLLMSMAFIMFSFGGLELVGITAAEASEPRKVIPKAINQVVYRILIFYVGALTVLLSLYPWDQLLQTLGASGDAYSGSPFVQIFSLIGNDTAAHILNFVVLTAALSVYNSGVYCNSRMLFGLAEQGDAPKALMKLNKQGVPIRALAISALVTMLCVVVNYVAPHSALELLFALVVASLMINWALISLTHIKFRKAMGEQGVTPSFKTFWFPFSNYLCLAFMVMIISVMLAIPGINNSVYAMPVWVGIIYIAYRMRVRNGNAVVNAQ; this comes from the coding sequence ATGGCGGATGACATGGTTAACCCGGTGGGCCTCAAGCGTGGCCTGAAGAACCGGCACATTCAGTTGATCGCCTTGGGAGGGGCGATTGGCACAGGGTTGTTCCTCGGCTCGGCCGGGGTGCTCAAGTCGGCGGGGCCGTCGATGATCCTGGGTTACGCGATTGCCGGTTTTATCGCGTTCCTGATCATGCGCCAGCTTGGCGAGATGATCGTCGAAGAACCGGTGGCCGGCTCCTTCAGCCACTTCGCGCACAAATACTGGGGCGGCTACGCCGGCTTCCTGGCCGGCTGGAACTACTGGGTGCTCTACGTGCTTGTGGGCATGGCCGAACTGACCGCCGTGGGCAAATACATCCAGTTCTGGTGGCCGGAGATCCCGACCTGGGTCAGTGCGCTGGTGTTCTTTGTCGCGGTCAACCTGATCAACACCCTCAACGTGAAGTTCTTCGGTGAAGCCGAGTTCTGGTTCGCGATCATCAAGGTGGTGGCGATTGTGGGCATGATCGTGCTCGGCTGCTACCTGCTGTTCAGCGGCACCGGCGGCCCGCAAGCCTCGGTGAGCAACCTGTGGAGCCACGGCGGGTTCTTCCCCAATGGCGGCATGGGGCTGTTGATGTCGATGGCCTTCATCATGTTCTCGTTCGGCGGCCTGGAGCTGGTGGGTATCACCGCTGCCGAGGCCAGCGAGCCGCGCAAAGTGATCCCCAAGGCGATCAACCAGGTGGTGTACCGCATCCTGATTTTCTACGTCGGCGCACTGACCGTGCTGCTGTCGCTGTACCCGTGGGATCAGCTGCTGCAAACCCTCGGCGCGTCGGGCGATGCCTACAGCGGCAGCCCGTTTGTGCAGATCTTCTCGCTGATCGGTAACGACACCGCCGCACACATCCTCAACTTCGTGGTGCTGACCGCGGCGCTGTCGGTGTACAACAGCGGCGTGTACTGCAACAGCCGCATGCTGTTCGGCCTGGCCGAGCAAGGCGATGCGCCCAAAGCGCTGATGAAGCTCAACAAGCAAGGCGTGCCGATTCGTGCCCTGGCCATTTCGGCCCTGGTGACGATGCTGTGCGTAGTGGTCAACTACGTCGCGCCGCACAGTGCACTGGAACTACTGTTTGCGCTGGTGGTTGCCTCGCTGATGATCAACTGGGCGCTGATCAGCCTCACCCACATCAAGTTCCGCAAGGCCATGGGCGAGCAAGGCGTGACGCCGTCGTTCAAGACCTTCTGGTTCCCGTTCAGCAACTACCTGTGCCTGGCGTTCATGGTGATGATCATCAGCGTGATGCTGGCGATCCCGGGGATTAACAACTCGGTGTATGCGATGCCGGTTTGGGTGGGGATTATCTATATCGCTTACCGGATGCGGGTGCGCAACGGCAATGCGGTAGTGAACGCACAGTGA
- the antC gene encoding anthranilate 1,2-dioxygenase electron transfer component AntC — MNHKVAFSFADGKTLFFPVGANEILLDAALRNGIKIPLDCREGVCGTCQGRCESGDYTQDYVDEEALSSLDLKQRKMLSCQTRVQSDATFYFDFNSSLCNAPGPVQVRGRVSEVQQVSASTAILQVTLDNPLDFLPGQYARLAVPGTDSWRSYSFANRPGHQLQFLVRLLPDGVMSNYLRERCQVGDEMLMEAPLGAFYLRHVTRPLILVAGGTGLSALLGMLDELAANGCNQPVHLYYGVRGAEDLCEATRIQAYAAKIPGLRYTEVLSAPSPEWPGKRGYLTEHFDLAELRDGSADMYLCGPPPMVESVQQWLADQALDGVQLYYEKFTQSNI; from the coding sequence ATGAATCACAAAGTGGCCTTCAGTTTTGCCGACGGCAAGACCCTGTTTTTCCCGGTGGGCGCGAATGAAATCCTGCTGGATGCGGCATTGCGCAACGGCATCAAGATCCCGCTCGATTGCCGTGAAGGCGTGTGCGGCACCTGCCAGGGCCGCTGCGAATCTGGTGATTACACCCAGGATTATGTCGACGAAGAAGCCCTCTCCAGCCTCGACCTCAAGCAACGCAAGATGCTCAGTTGTCAGACCCGCGTGCAGTCCGACGCTACGTTCTACTTCGATTTTAATTCAAGCCTGTGCAATGCGCCGGGGCCGGTGCAGGTGCGCGGCAGGGTCAGCGAAGTGCAGCAGGTGTCGGCCAGCACGGCGATTTTGCAGGTGACATTGGACAATCCGCTGGACTTCCTGCCCGGCCAATATGCGCGCCTGGCGGTGCCTGGCACCGACAGTTGGCGTTCGTACTCCTTTGCCAACCGGCCGGGTCATCAACTGCAGTTTCTGGTGCGGCTGTTGCCCGATGGTGTCATGAGCAACTACCTGCGCGAGCGATGCCAGGTCGGTGATGAAATGCTGATGGAGGCGCCATTGGGTGCCTTCTACCTCAGGCATGTCACCCGGCCGCTGATACTGGTGGCCGGCGGCACTGGCCTGTCGGCCTTGCTGGGCATGCTCGATGAGCTGGCTGCCAACGGCTGCAACCAGCCGGTGCACTTGTATTACGGCGTGCGCGGGGCCGAGGACTTGTGTGAAGCAACACGCATCCAAGCCTATGCAGCGAAAATCCCCGGTTTGCGCTACACCGAAGTGCTCAGCGCTCCATCACCCGAATGGCCCGGCAAACGCGGTTACCTCACCGAGCATTTCGACCTGGCCGAATTGCGGGACGGTTCGGCGGATATGTACCTGTGCGGCCCCCCTCCAATGGTCGAATCCGTGCAGCAATGGCTGGCGGATCAGGCACTTGATGGCGTTCAGCTGTATTACGAAAAGTTTACGCAGAGTAATATCTGA